A genomic region of Methanosarcina thermophila TM-1 contains the following coding sequences:
- a CDS encoding DUF1772 domain-containing protein, with product MNKHQAGEVLLWLFVIWVGIQFGAGLYEKQIVVPQWSNVPPEEVGDALSRSGQESSALKFWAFVSPPVALLALANAVVAWRTTGRRRKWWLAASIIMVIYRIFTYTYFVPKMIWLWQAETLPASEVESTVFWWVRLNYVRMIIGACGWLAALKALSLSNCGENKFETAT from the coding sequence GTGAATAAGCACCAGGCAGGAGAAGTTCTATTATGGCTTTTTGTCATCTGGGTTGGTATTCAGTTCGGAGCTGGCCTTTATGAGAAACAAATTGTCGTTCCCCAGTGGAGTAATGTGCCTCCAGAAGAAGTTGGCGACGCACTTTCTCGCTCGGGCCAGGAAAGCTCAGCGCTTAAATTCTGGGCATTCGTATCCCCTCCCGTTGCTTTGCTTGCACTTGCAAATGCAGTTGTAGCCTGGCGTACCACGGGAAGGAGACGCAAATGGTGGCTAGCAGCCTCAATTATAATGGTGATCTACAGAATTTTTACTTACACTTATTTTGTCCCTAAAATGATCTGGTTGTGGCAAGCCGAAACATTGCCTGCTTCTGAGGTTGAGTCCACAGTTTTCTGGTGGGTGCGTCTAAACTACGTGCGTATGATAATTGGAGCATGTGGGTGGCTAGCAGCTCTTAAAGCTTTGTCACTCTCAAATTGCGGCGAGAACAAATTTGAGACAGCCACGTAA
- a CDS encoding ChaB family protein: protein MPYKSNSELPETVKENLPEHGQDIYREAFNSAWEEYKEPSDRRGGASREETAHKVAWSAVKRVYKKDSRGKWVKKD from the coding sequence ATGCCATATAAAAGCAATTCCGAACTGCCGGAAACAGTTAAGGAAAACCTGCCGGAACACGGACAGGATATCTACAGGGAAGCTTTCAATAGCGCCTGGGAAGAGTATAAAGAACCTTCCGATCGACGGGGAGGAGCTTCAAGAGAGGAGACCGCACATAAGGTTGCTTGGAGTGCAGTCAAGCGAGTATACAAAAAAGATTCAAGGGGAAAATGGGTAAAAAAGGACTGA
- a CDS encoding transglutaminase-like domain-containing protein translates to MTKIKSLNPLSLSLFLLLLYGFTAGCIDSADNGENSVSDSVPETPVTDIKDLIPDRMNTFLTDEEGSGERNSVDRNKSALNSEGSVSSDIPNVPTYPEEKSDIVYPREYRRLSLNFQRGIGSEDERIASEVFNITGKTSGYNIKDACDIFDYVNRHWKYRYDGNAEFFFGAAQTINEGYVGDCDDYSIVISALLRNMGFNTRVVTSINGSYGHAYPELYIGNDTETAYEILGYVKGRYSYAESIWYSIRELEGGELQYWLNFDWSGSNGYMHPGGKYFEGSQVIYYPNGLIEF, encoded by the coding sequence GTGACAAAGATAAAGTCTTTAAATCCATTAAGCCTGTCTCTTTTCTTGCTTCTCCTGTATGGATTTACAGCGGGCTGTATAGATTCTGCGGATAATGGGGAAAATTCTGTTTCAGATTCGGTTCCTGAAACTCCGGTAACGGATATAAAGGACTTAATCCCTGACAGGATGAACACCTTTTTGACTGATGAGGAAGGTTCAGGAGAACGAAATAGCGTAGATAGGAATAAGAGTGCTTTAAATTCCGAAGGTTCTGTATCTTCTGATATCCCGAATGTTCCGACTTATCCCGAAGAGAAATCAGATATCGTTTATCCCAGGGAGTACAGGCGGCTATCTCTAAATTTTCAGAGAGGCATAGGTTCAGAAGATGAAAGAATTGCATCTGAGGTCTTCAATATTACCGGGAAGACATCGGGATACAATATTAAAGATGCATGTGATATTTTTGATTATGTGAACCGGCACTGGAAGTATCGGTATGACGGGAATGCCGAGTTCTTCTTTGGGGCTGCTCAAACTATAAATGAGGGCTATGTGGGAGACTGCGATGACTACTCCATAGTCATATCTGCCCTTTTAAGGAATATGGGATTCAATACAAGGGTTGTTACTTCAATAAATGGGAGCTATGGACATGCCTATCCTGAGCTTTACATAGGGAACGATACAGAAACTGCATATGAGATTCTAGGGTATGTAAAGGGCAGATATTCTTATGCCGAGAGTATCTGGTATTCAATCAGAGAACTTGAAGGGGGGGAGCTCCAGTACTGGCTGAACTTCGATTGGAGTGGTTCAAACGGGTACATGCATCCAGGAGGCAAATATTTTGAAGGCTCACAGGTAATTTATTATCCTAATGGACTAATCGAGTTCTGA
- a CDS encoding DUF2892 domain-containing protein, producing MTINDYSELIRGDRVRANTSPEINQAIDTEIAASVRFYASKTNYEITKRIKELDLEWDIERYLEANAAIFTAIGSSMGFKKSRFWLILPLTVSIFLLQHAVQGWCPPVSVFRRLGIRTRREIEVEKYALKALRGDFDEVSDQEISINRAKKAVTESRSV from the coding sequence ATGACAATAAATGACTATAGCGAACTCATTCGGGGAGACAGGGTGCGGGCTAATACGTCTCCTGAAATTAACCAGGCAATCGATACTGAAATAGCTGCATCAGTTCGATTCTATGCGAGCAAAACCAATTATGAGATAACCAAAAGAATAAAAGAGCTGGATCTTGAATGGGATATCGAGCGATATCTTGAGGCTAATGCAGCTATATTTACTGCAATCGGATCCTCAATGGGTTTTAAAAAAAGCAGGTTCTGGCTTATTCTGCCACTAACAGTCTCCATTTTCCTGCTTCAACATGCAGTACAGGGCTGGTGCCCTCCAGTGTCCGTGTTCCGACGGCTTGGCATACGTACAAGACGGGAAATCGAGGTGGAAAAATACGCGCTTAAAGCTTTGCGTGGGGATTTTGACGAAGTTTCAGATCAGGAAATCAGCATAAATCGTGCAAAAAAGGCTGTAACTGAGAGTAGAAGTGTTTAA
- a CDS encoding DUF2267 domain-containing protein: MRDILSQLRWQSKESGYQALRGTLHALRDRLPPEEAVDLAAQLPLIVKGIYYDGWTLRDKPEKFKKEEFARRVHAQFGFDENVNPAEVIRAVLRVMYNHMGEGELWDVRSNMPKEIQEWFPEEVAPKG; the protein is encoded by the coding sequence ATAAGGGACATTCTGAGCCAGCTGAGGTGGCAAAGCAAGGAAAGTGGATACCAGGCACTCAGGGGCACGCTTCACGCACTCAGGGATAGGCTCCCACCAGAGGAAGCGGTCGATCTCGCAGCACAGTTGCCCCTTATAGTTAAAGGGATATATTATGACGGCTGGACTCTCAGGGATAAGCCTGAGAAATTCAAAAAAGAGGAATTTGCAAGAAGGGTGCACGCACAGTTTGGGTTCGATGAGAATGTAAATCCGGCTGAAGTTATTCGGGCTGTCCTGCGGGTAATGTACAACCATATGGGCGAAGGGGAGCTTTGGGATGTCAGATCCAATATGCCGAAAGAAATCCAGGAATGGTTCCCTGAGGAGGTCGCCCCAAAGGGATAA
- the cfbA gene encoding sirohydrochlorin nickelochelatase: MKNEVLKMTEKIGILAIGHGSKLPYNKEVVTQIADYIAKKHSDVVVRAGFMENDEPTLEEAIEGFSGTGVTKIAAVPVFLASGVHITKDIPKILSLDENGCGTLEIDGKTVPVCYAKPLGADELIADLVFKRAQEAL; this comes from the coding sequence ATAAAAAATGAGGTTTTAAAAATGACAGAGAAAATTGGAATTTTGGCCATAGGTCACGGGAGCAAGCTGCCTTACAACAAGGAAGTAGTTACTCAGATCGCAGATTACATTGCAAAGAAGCATTCCGATGTCGTTGTACGAGCCGGCTTTATGGAGAATGATGAACCAACACTTGAGGAAGCAATTGAAGGCTTTTCAGGTACCGGGGTCACAAAAATTGCAGCAGTACCGGTTTTCCTGGCTTCGGGAGTTCATATAACAAAGGATATCCCTAAAATCCTGAGCCTGGATGAAAATGGCTGCGGTACCCTGGAAATCGACGGAAAAACAGTTCCAGTGTGCTACGCAAAGCCCCTCGGAGCTGATGAACTTATCGCTGACCTTGTGTTCAAAAGGGCTCAGGAAGCCCTTTAA
- the cfbE gene encoding coenzyme F430 synthase — protein sequence MGLHQRKLAVLDLTHGGIPIAKSLAAAGNEVTGIDVYGTVEPGALLELEEKYGIRCSKIPFPSAKFDLLVAPVHLDPAYPMLVEARSQGKTVLSHHQIVGEILKSDSRLSGIKTVEVTGVKAKTSTASLLADMLSRRFEVALHTSRGLEYWKAGSSSLIHKGLSITPGSILVAVDKVFESGLMPDFFIFEISIGGTGTADFGILTTLLPDYGIANNTALASEAKLQLVRHAKPEGVLLINSGAEKALEAAKKSQAKVLTFKDPFIIESPQIPDQIADFVLESKCGSASSISKSSTSSELSGSFIRFMHRGKEIFSVSPRPGYNFLAYRTAFVAASAAALELGIGHEAISSVIEKFEGLSGRMQEKVMNGICLIDNSNSGMDILSAEKALEYALLKKKDERKGNIILVLGEEASQVCEGLPPESVQRFVEKFGTKCSQVILVGERMRTISGKNISYAGNLHEGLLKASKFAGGVDIILSSVKCFR from the coding sequence ATGGGCCTGCATCAGAGGAAGCTCGCCGTGCTCGACCTGACTCATGGCGGCATTCCAATTGCTAAAAGCCTCGCAGCTGCTGGAAACGAAGTAACCGGTATAGATGTTTATGGGACAGTTGAACCTGGTGCTTTGCTTGAGCTTGAAGAAAAATACGGGATCCGCTGCTCAAAAATTCCTTTTCCTTCTGCCAAATTCGATCTTCTGGTCGCGCCCGTACATCTGGATCCTGCCTATCCCATGCTAGTAGAAGCCAGATCACAGGGAAAAACTGTCCTTTCGCATCACCAGATCGTCGGAGAAATCCTCAAAAGTGATTCAAGACTCTCAGGCATAAAAACTGTTGAGGTTACAGGCGTAAAAGCAAAAACAAGCACTGCATCTCTTCTTGCTGATATGCTTTCTAGGAGGTTTGAAGTAGCGCTGCATACCTCACGGGGGCTCGAATACTGGAAAGCGGGATCTTCTTCTCTTATCCATAAAGGTCTCAGCATAACTCCCGGAAGCATTCTTGTTGCAGTTGATAAAGTTTTTGAATCAGGTTTAATGCCGGATTTTTTTATCTTCGAAATCTCGATAGGAGGTACAGGCACCGCTGATTTTGGGATCCTTACAACCCTTTTGCCGGACTATGGGATTGCAAACAATACCGCCCTCGCAAGCGAGGCGAAACTCCAGCTCGTAAGACATGCAAAACCTGAAGGTGTTCTTCTAATTAATTCTGGAGCTGAAAAAGCACTCGAAGCTGCAAAAAAAAGTCAGGCAAAGGTTTTAACCTTTAAAGATCCCTTCATTATTGAGTCTCCTCAAATCCCGGATCAGATAGCCGACTTCGTGCTGGAATCCAAATGCGGATCTGCATCATCAATCTCAAAGTCCTCAACATCTTCCGAATTATCAGGCTCTTTCATTCGCTTTATGCACAGGGGAAAAGAAATTTTTTCAGTTTCCCCGCGTCCAGGGTATAATTTCCTGGCTTACAGGACTGCCTTTGTTGCAGCATCAGCAGCTGCCCTCGAACTTGGAATTGGACATGAGGCTATTTCTTCGGTAATTGAGAAGTTCGAAGGACTCTCGGGCAGGATGCAGGAAAAGGTGATGAATGGCATCTGCCTTATAGACAATTCCAATTCAGGCATGGATATCCTCTCAGCCGAAAAAGCCCTTGAATATGCTCTCCTAAAAAAAAAGGACGAAAGGAAGGGAAATATAATCCTTGTGCTGGGAGAAGAAGCCTCTCAGGTTTGTGAAGGACTGCCCCCCGAATCCGTGCAGCGTTTTGTAGAAAAATTCGGTACAAAATGCAGCCAGGTTATCCTGGTAGGGGAACGGATGAGGACTATAAGTGGGAAAAACATATCTTACGCAGGGAATCTTCATGAGGGACTCTTAAAAGCCTCAAAATTTGCAGGAGGGGTAGATATAATACTCTCTTCAGTAAAATGCTTTCGCTAA
- the cfbD gene encoding Ni-sirohydrochlorin a,c-diamide reductive cyclase catalytic subunit produces the protein MTGKEISIIHPRPSSIVAALYTLRDLNVDVAILHGPPGCSFKHARLLEEDGIHVVTTALDENGFVFGGHDRLVELINKSVELFNPKIIGVVGTCASMIIGEEMHEAVLEANPDVPVIEVEVHAGYHNNTKGVLFALESALDVGIIDRKEFERQEYLLTKATEVERRFGAASREYLAPSRGDVKYKVAKRVIELLKEGKKGLVIMNAKKETGYMFADITLAVNEVAALLGKKENIINMANIDPKLGLPRVRQHAEYILRDFNAHNVEVHEIIGGMDEYPIAGEKVSELIKEKYSDFDFAIITGVPHAIPMEHIRGMELISVTNGPRQVLPLKEMGHEYVLVEIDLHPKTLGVSGIVESEFGATLREVAKEA, from the coding sequence ATGACTGGAAAAGAGATTTCAATCATCCATCCCCGCCCCAGTTCCATAGTTGCGGCTCTTTACACTCTCAGAGACTTAAATGTTGATGTCGCTATTCTGCATGGACCTCCTGGCTGCTCATTTAAACATGCAAGGTTGCTCGAAGAAGACGGCATACATGTAGTTACCACTGCTCTTGATGAGAATGGCTTTGTTTTCGGAGGTCACGACCGACTTGTAGAATTAATAAACAAATCTGTGGAACTTTTTAATCCCAAAATTATAGGGGTTGTAGGCACCTGCGCCAGTATGATTATCGGGGAAGAAATGCATGAAGCTGTGCTTGAGGCTAATCCGGATGTCCCTGTAATCGAAGTTGAGGTGCATGCAGGCTACCACAATAACACAAAAGGAGTACTCTTTGCCCTGGAATCCGCACTCGATGTCGGGATCATCGACCGTAAAGAATTCGAGCGCCAGGAATACCTCCTTACAAAAGCTACAGAAGTGGAAAGGAGGTTTGGGGCTGCAAGCAGGGAATACCTTGCCCCCTCTCGCGGGGATGTCAAATATAAGGTTGCAAAGCGTGTAATTGAACTGCTTAAAGAAGGTAAGAAGGGCCTGGTCATCATGAATGCTAAAAAAGAGACCGGCTACATGTTTGCGGACATCACCCTTGCGGTCAATGAGGTTGCAGCACTTCTTGGGAAAAAAGAAAACATTATCAATATGGCAAATATCGACCCGAAACTCGGGCTTCCAAGGGTAAGGCAGCATGCTGAATATATATTGAGAGATTTCAACGCACATAATGTTGAGGTGCATGAGATTATTGGCGGTATGGACGAGTATCCGATTGCAGGGGAAAAGGTCAGCGAATTGATAAAGGAAAAATACAGCGATTTCGATTTTGCGATAATTACGGGCGTTCCGCACGCAATCCCTATGGAGCACATAAGAGGTATGGAGCTAATTTCAGTCACTAACGGACCGAGACAGGTTTTGCCCTTAAAAGAAATGGGGCACGAATATGTACTGGTTGAAATCGATCTTCACCCGAAAACACTCGGAGTCAGTGGAATCGTGGAATCAGAGTTTGGAGCTACCTTAAGGGAAGTTGCAAAGGAAGCCTGA
- the cfbC gene encoding Ni-sirohydrochlorin a,c-diamide reductive cyclase ATP-dependent reductase subunit translates to MKKQKIIAIYGKGGIGKSSTASNVAAACAEAGKKVMIIGCDPKSDSSITLLGGRRIPTILDLLREGVDVKEEDVVFEGYAGVKCVEAGGPEPGIGCAGRGIIVAIQKLKSISGDLLKEQDLIIYDVPGDIVCGGFVAPVRKGFVNEAYVLTSGEYMPLYAANNICKGLSKIGMPLSGVICNSRNVSREEEIVTKFAEEIGSQLMAFIPKRQVVQDCEREGYSVMEKAPESDIADIYRKLGKAILENEKRVTSNPLSDERLRELTK, encoded by the coding sequence TTGAAAAAACAAAAGATCATAGCGATCTACGGAAAGGGCGGAATAGGCAAATCGAGCACGGCTTCAAACGTTGCTGCCGCCTGTGCCGAGGCAGGAAAGAAAGTAATGATCATAGGCTGCGATCCTAAAAGTGACTCATCAATCACCCTGCTTGGAGGCAGGAGAATTCCAACCATTCTCGACCTCCTGCGCGAAGGTGTGGATGTAAAAGAAGAAGATGTAGTTTTTGAAGGATATGCAGGAGTCAAATGTGTGGAAGCAGGCGGTCCTGAACCTGGCATAGGGTGTGCAGGTCGGGGAATTATTGTTGCCATCCAGAAATTGAAAAGCATCTCAGGAGATCTCCTGAAAGAACAGGACCTCATAATTTATGATGTGCCCGGAGACATTGTCTGCGGCGGCTTTGTTGCCCCTGTCAGGAAAGGGTTCGTAAATGAGGCTTATGTCCTGACCTCAGGCGAATACATGCCCCTTTATGCAGCAAATAACATCTGCAAGGGTCTTTCCAAAATAGGAATGCCGCTTAGCGGGGTAATCTGCAATTCCAGAAACGTAAGCAGGGAAGAGGAAATTGTTACGAAATTCGCTGAGGAGATCGGCAGCCAGCTTATGGCTTTTATCCCGAAACGACAGGTAGTCCAGGACTGTGAAAGGGAAGGTTATTCTGTAATGGAAAAAGCGCCCGAATCCGATATTGCAGATATTTACCGCAAGCTTGGAAAAGCAATCCTTGAAAACGAAAAAAGAGTTACATCAAATCCCCTGAGTGACGAGCGGTTGAGGGAACTGACTAAGTGA
- the cfbB gene encoding Ni-sirohydrochlorin a,c-diamide synthase, which yields MLSDSQPVAGNIPRILISADRSSSGKTTISMGLMAALVSRGYKVQPFKVALDYIDPSYHTEITGRFCRNLDGYLMDENDILDVYTHACEVGDRADIAIIEGVRGLYEGFESLSDLGSTAQIAKILKCPVILVINARSITRSSAALVNGYKNFDPDVEIAGVILNNIGSRRHAEKAREAIEYYTGVPVIGIVPRDPSMQISMRHLGLIPALEGRKRFGDGNFGARLRSIEEIINTGIDVDRFLDIAKSVKPLKSPENSVFTPAPNSGMSRPKIGVALDEAFNFYYRDNLDLLELAGAEIVYFSPIKDTSLPEVDGLYIGGGYPELFAAELEANESMRQDIKRASAAGMPIYAECGGLMYLTERISTGVPGKGTYHDASMPESTYSMVGALPGHTIMGQTRVVSYNIGTLSKDCILGKKGNSFKGHEFHHSEIEGIPEDAEFAITLSRGAGIKDYRDGLISGNTLGSYAHLHGVAYRDLADSLVEAARKFRESRALS from the coding sequence ATGCTTAGTGACAGCCAACCCGTAGCAGGGAATATTCCCAGGATTCTCATCTCTGCAGACCGTTCCTCTTCAGGCAAAACCACAATCTCAATGGGACTGATGGCTGCCCTCGTTTCAAGAGGATACAAAGTCCAGCCCTTCAAGGTTGCTCTGGATTATATCGATCCGAGCTATCACACTGAAATAACAGGAAGGTTCTGCAGAAACCTTGACGGTTACCTTATGGATGAGAATGACATTCTGGATGTTTATACCCATGCCTGTGAAGTCGGAGATAGGGCTGATATTGCGATTATTGAAGGGGTTCGAGGGCTTTACGAAGGTTTTGAGAGTTTGAGCGACCTTGGAAGCACTGCCCAGATTGCAAAAATCCTCAAATGCCCTGTAATTCTCGTAATTAATGCCCGGAGCATTACCCGTTCAAGTGCTGCTCTTGTCAATGGATATAAGAACTTCGATCCTGATGTGGAAATTGCGGGCGTTATCCTCAATAACATAGGAAGCCGCCGCCATGCTGAGAAAGCTAGAGAGGCAATCGAGTATTATACAGGTGTCCCAGTTATAGGGATCGTTCCGAGAGATCCTTCCATGCAAATTTCCATGCGCCACCTGGGGCTTATACCAGCTCTTGAGGGTCGAAAACGGTTTGGAGATGGAAACTTTGGTGCACGCCTTCGTAGTATTGAGGAAATCATCAATACAGGAATTGACGTGGACCGCTTTCTGGATATCGCAAAAAGTGTAAAACCCCTGAAAAGCCCTGAGAATAGCGTTTTTACGCCGGCTCCCAATTCTGGAATGTCCAGGCCAAAAATAGGTGTTGCCCTTGATGAAGCTTTCAATTTTTACTATCGTGATAACCTCGATCTTTTAGAGCTTGCAGGTGCAGAAATCGTTTACTTCAGCCCTATCAAAGACACCTCGCTTCCTGAGGTTGATGGACTCTATATTGGGGGCGGTTATCCCGAGCTCTTTGCAGCCGAACTTGAAGCTAATGAGTCCATGCGCCAGGACATTAAAAGAGCTTCTGCTGCAGGAATGCCAATTTATGCCGAGTGCGGGGGGCTTATGTACCTTACGGAGAGAATCAGTACAGGTGTCCCCGGAAAAGGCACATATCACGATGCTTCAATGCCGGAATCCACATATTCAATGGTCGGGGCGCTTCCAGGGCATACTATCATGGGGCAAACAAGAGTTGTCAGTTATAACATCGGAACCCTTAGTAAGGATTGTATTCTCGGGAAAAAAGGCAACAGCTTCAAGGGGCACGAATTCCATCATTCTGAAATAGAAGGAATTCCTGAGGATGCCGAATTTGCAATAACCCTGTCGAGGGGGGCAGGCATAAAAGACTACAGGGATGGGCTTATCTCTGGAAATACCCTTGGTTCTTATGCTCATCTGCATGGAGTTGCGTACAGGGATCTTGCAGATTCACTTGTGGAGGCTGCAAGGAAGTTTCGGGAATCCAGAGCTCTTTCGTGA
- the endA gene encoding tRNA-intron lyase: protein MRTQLKGDRVLAGKEAVTELYKTGYFGRLKGDGLELSLVEAAFLLSRGKLEIELEGTLLDFRTFFEQASLRQPNFELKYIVYKDLKERGYYVQPSAVDFRVYPRGSHPGKSAAKIFVHVQSERQLLPVKLLQDSVASAENVHKQFILAVVDEESDLTFYEVKTKVPEGEMPEPYPAVKTDATFLEDRVIVWDARISEILYSKGFYGKMLDSERLQLSLVESLYLFSRGVITIRDRKGKVLSFDEFTEKASKIESSFMRKYSVYKNLRDSGHVVKTGFKFGTNFRVYRKVESVEKIPHSEYLVNVIPADFEFKLPVMSGAVRLANSVRKTMLFAIEKGEEVKYLDISRTKM, encoded by the coding sequence TTGAGAACACAACTTAAAGGAGACCGAGTCCTTGCCGGAAAGGAAGCGGTAACCGAGCTTTACAAAACTGGTTATTTCGGACGCCTCAAAGGTGATGGGCTCGAACTCTCACTTGTAGAAGCTGCTTTCCTTCTGTCCAGAGGAAAGCTAGAAATCGAACTCGAGGGTACATTGCTTGATTTCAGAACCTTTTTTGAGCAAGCTTCTTTAAGGCAGCCGAATTTTGAGCTGAAATATATCGTTTATAAGGATCTCAAAGAGAGGGGGTACTACGTCCAGCCGTCAGCTGTGGATTTCCGGGTGTATCCAAGAGGCAGCCATCCGGGTAAGAGTGCGGCAAAAATCTTTGTCCACGTTCAATCGGAAAGACAACTCCTTCCTGTGAAACTTCTACAGGACTCGGTTGCCTCGGCAGAGAATGTACACAAGCAGTTTATCCTGGCTGTAGTGGATGAGGAAAGTGATCTTACATTCTATGAGGTTAAAACTAAAGTCCCTGAAGGAGAGATGCCTGAGCCATATCCTGCGGTCAAAACCGATGCTACTTTCCTGGAAGACAGGGTGATAGTCTGGGATGCCCGAATTTCGGAGATTCTCTATTCAAAGGGCTTCTACGGGAAAATGCTGGATTCTGAAAGGCTGCAGCTCTCCCTGGTAGAGTCCCTTTATCTCTTTTCCAGAGGCGTGATAACGATTCGGGACAGGAAAGGTAAAGTGCTTTCATTCGACGAGTTTACTGAGAAAGCCTCGAAGATTGAGAGTTCTTTCATGAGAAAGTACAGTGTATATAAGAACCTCAGGGACTCTGGGCATGTGGTCAAAACCGGATTTAAGTTCGGGACGAATTTCAGGGTATACCGAAAAGTCGAATCAGTAGAAAAAATCCCACATTCCGAATACCTTGTAAATGTCATCCCTGCAGATTTCGAGTTTAAGCTTCCTGTCATGTCGGGAGCGGTCAGGCTTGCAAATAGTGTAAGGAAGACAATGCTTTTTGCGATCGAGAAAGGAGAGGAAGTTAAATATCTGGATATCAGCCGAACGAAAATGTGA
- a CDS encoding DUF2209 domain-containing protein: protein MWDIIAVDISGRHRIKGGYYMVCAAAALTVSANYIEKVKQVKILPLWLKRAPSLLDVVQLIEDTADQLSFEGTIVAEKGDMYNKPRWVTESMFSRAFKYQESIAERRSIELVHHISQSARNLLIKELQIET, encoded by the coding sequence ATGTGGGACATAATTGCAGTAGATATTTCCGGCAGGCACAGGATTAAAGGAGGTTATTACATGGTATGTGCAGCAGCAGCGCTTACGGTCTCAGCCAACTATATTGAGAAGGTTAAGCAGGTCAAAATCCTGCCCCTCTGGCTAAAAAGAGCTCCAAGTTTGCTGGATGTCGTGCAGCTAATTGAAGATACTGCTGACCAGCTATCTTTCGAGGGCACGATTGTGGCAGAAAAAGGGGACATGTATAATAAACCCAGATGGGTGACCGAAAGTATGTTTTCCAGGGCTTTTAAGTATCAGGAATCAATTGCCGAGAGGCGGTCGATAGAACTCGTGCATCATATTTCCCAGAGCGCCCGCAATCTATTGATAAAAGAACTTCAAATCGAGACATGA